From Sphingobacterium bambusae:
TTCGATAGCTTTGACGGCCATATCAACTGACATTTCGCACTCAAAAGACACCGCCAAGAAAGATAAAAAAGGAAAAGGGGCTTTTGAGAAATTTGTTCCCAAAAGCGCCCTTCTCACGACTAAACTACTTAGCTACATCGACACTGTACAACTTGCTATGTATATTTTTGAGGGTAGCCTCGGGAATTTTGATCACTTTCCTATCGTAAGTCATGAGCCCGTTTGTTTCTACCTCTACGTCCGTCGTTTGTGTATAGACGCCTGCGGACAACCCAAGGGGAACCAAGCTCGCTAGATTGGAAATAACCTCTTCATAGCGTTTTTGTAATTCCTCTTTGTTTTTAAAGGATTGATAGCCCCAATTGTCTTTTTGTTGCCATGTATGTCCTTCCACAGGAAGCCCCAGTCCACCAAATTCGCCCAAAGCCAGAACAAACTTATCGCCAAAAATAGCTGGATCGGGCATAGCAGCATCTGGGTAGTTGTGGATGTCCAAGATATTTCCCGTGTACGCAAAATTTCCCCCACTCGCACTATTCACCAAACGTGATGGATCATACTGCATAGTCCATTCCGTGATTTCTTTGGTTTTGAACTGCCCCCAAGCTTCGTTAAAAGGAACCCAGATGACGATACTTGGGAAGTTGTGCAATACATCCATAATGCTCTTCCACTCCTTCTTGTAGATCGCTTCGGATGCTGCGCTACGTTCTTTGTCATGCTTTCCGTTTGAAATTTTACCGGGTTGCATATCCCAAACATTACCTCCAAGATCGCCGCTAGGCATATCTTGCCAAACGAGTATACCCAAGCTGTCGCAGTGACGGTACCATCGCGCTGGTTCTACCTTGATGTGCTTCCGTATCATATTAAAGCCCATCTCTTTGGTTTTCACGATATCGAATTTCAAGGCTTCATCCGAGGGAGCGGTATGCAGACCGTCAGGCCACCATCCTTGATCCAACGGGCCATAATGGAACACAAATTTATCGTTTAGGAACATCCGTTGAACACCTTTCGCATCTTTACCGACGCTGATCTTACGCATGGCAAAATAGCTATCTGCTTGGTCAACAACCTTGCCCTTACGCACGATCTTCACCTGTAGATCATATAATTTAGGACTATCAGGGCTCCACAGTTGTGGATTTGCAATTTTAAGATCAGCTTCCGTACCCACAGCGACAGATGTCTCCGCAATTTTTTTCCCTTGATCGTATGCCTCCACGTGCAGCAAATCTCCAGCTTGTGCCGCGTCAACCTGCGCAGATACCTTCAATGATGATGCATCCACATGAGGTGTCTGCTTTGTTTTGACGATGTAGGTCTGCGGAACGCTTTCCAACCATACGGTCTGCCAAATGCCGGTCACGGGTGTATACCAAATACCATGCGGATTGTTGATCTGCTTTCCTCGAGGTTGAGGGCCATCGCTCGTTGGATCCCATACGCGGATACTGAGCGCTTGCTTGCCTCCTTTTTTAAGAGCCGAAGTAATATCAAACGAGAAGGGATCAAATCCTCCTTCGTGCTGGCCGATATGTTGGCCATTCAGATATACATCACACTGCCAATCTACAGCTCCAAAATGTAAAAGCACTTTTCCTTTCTGCAGTTTCTTATCGACCGTAATATCATTATGATACCACAGTGCCTGATCCTTACTGACACTTTTACCAACACCAGACAAGGCAGACTCCACTGCAAACGGCACCAAAATATCGCCATCCCACGTTGAAGGTACATTGGTCTCTTCTTTACTTGCGATTTTGTACTTCCAGAGACCGTTCAGATTTTGCCAGTTCCCGCTACGCTTCAACTGTGGTCTCGGGTATTCCGGATGGGGCTTTGACGCATCTAGCTTCTCTCCCCAAGGGGTTAAAATCTTGTCTCCAGCAGGCTTCCACTGTTGTGCAAAGCTCAGGGAAAACGACGTGGCAATCACACATGCCAGGGCCATTGTTCTTTTCATCATTTTAGTTTGTTTTCTCTTTATATATTATTCTATTCTTTTACTCTCCGGTCGGGACGCAGCAGCAGAGGGTTCAGCGTCTAAAGCAGCCTTTAACTTTATAAAGGCAGGGTGATCAGGACGCCAAATATTGACGGTCTCTAGCAGCCCATTTTGATAATCATACAGCTCATAGGCAACAGGAGCATCACCCTGTAATGGCTCCCATGCAATCAAACGGTAGCGTTTATCACGAACCGCTCGACCAAGCTTTCCATCGCGTGGAAAACAGTGATATACATATTCTTTTGTGCTTGTCGTTTCATTCTTCAAAAAAGAGACAAAACTTTTCCCATCTAAGGGCTGTTGTGTCGTCTTGATAGGAATTTCACACAGCTCGGCCAAGGTTGGGTAGATATCCACCGTTTCTACCAATGTCTGTGTCTTCACCTGTCTTGACATCGCCGGCAGGTGCAACAGCAGTGGTATGCGATTTGCTAGCTCGTGGTTTACATGTTTCGTCCACATCCCCATCTCGCCCAACAGGTAGCCGTGATCGCCCCAGAGCACCACAATCGTATTGTCATCCAGCCCCGTATCATGCAGCTGCTGGAGTACTTTTCCAATTTGCGCATCGACATAACTTACGCCAGCATAATATCCGTGGATAAGCTTCCGCGTTACACTATCCGGAAAAGGGTCGCTCTCGGCCGACGAGGGAATTCCGAGATATTGCACAATTTCACCATCACGCTTATTCGCATAGGGTAATGATCCTTCGGGATTGACTTGTGAAGTAGGCATAGGCAATTCCTTCGGATCATATAAATCCCAATATTTTTGGGGTACAGAAAAAGGCAAATGAGGTCGAGCAAAACCCACTGCCAAGAAAAAAGGTTGATCTTGTCCCTTAAGCTCCGAAAGACGCTCGGCAGCAAGCTGTGCAACCCGGCCGTCGGCATAGGTTTCATCAGGAACATCCAAGCATTCCCAAGGTATTCCTTTACGTAAAGCATTGGCGTCGGTCCAAGATTTGTTGGCAAAGAGCGCTTCTTCCCTTGTTTGTCCCTTGGTTGATTTGTCCGCATACTCTATCACCAAATCGTGCGCATGTGGCACGCTCCAGGACTGTGTATCGTTATAGGTATTGTGGCCCACGTGAAACACCTTTCCGATCGCGGCGGTGTAATAACCGTTCTCCTTGAAATGTTCGGGCAAGGTTGTAGCCTTCGGATAGAAATCGCGAAAAGCTCGCCCAAAGTCATAAAGTCCTGTCGAGGTGGAGCGTGATCCCAATAACAGATTATAGCGTGATGCCACACATACGGCCTGATTGGCATATGCACGTTCAAAAACATAAGCCTGCTGGGCAAATTCATCAATCTGTGGGCTTTTGGCGAATTGATCGCCATAGACACCCAAGGCAGGACGTAGATCATCGACCAAGATGAATAACACATTGAGCTGTCTAGGTTTACTTATTTCCGTCGTAGGATTCAATTTATCCAATGGATAGCTAACGGAAAACCCTGTGGGGTCTGCCGTTCCGTCGGTCATGGGTGCCCGAAAAACCGGAACAGCAGGTTCTTGGGCAACCGCCCATCCCCAACAAAGAAACAGCAGCAAACACAAACTGATGTTTAACATCTTCATACCACTACTTAATTTTTTCAATTTGACTATCATATACCGCCTCTGTAATTCCATTAATTTTTAGCCCTACCCGTGCAAAAATAGCGCTGGAGGAAGATAGTTCATCCGCAATATCGAAGCGCAAAGTAACTTGGCCATCGACCATTGACGTGGATGCTTCCCTCGCTATAAAGTGCCCCAAATCCACAAACTGCGTATCGTTGATCAACAGATTTATTTCTTCGAGCGTTTTCGATGCATCCAATTGCGCAACACGACATGTGGCTACAAGTTCCGTTCCTTGCAACTCATATTGTATGTCGGAAAGTGCGAAATAAGGTTGTACAGGGAAATCAACCTGCGCCTGTCCGCTTATGTTTACAACGAGTGTATCGGATGTATGTGCCCAAGGCCCATTTCCGGACACGGTGACCAATTTATAGGTTCCATTGAACAGGGATGATGAAAACGAACCATCTTGTGTCACGAAAACATCGATCGGTGTTTTGAGCGGAAAGCCGTCTTGCCACAGTTGCAAACGAACAGATTCATTCGACCCACGTACACCGACCGGATTACCATTGTAGGTAACCCTTCCCGTAAGCCTTGCTTCTGGGGCATCGTAGTTATCTAAACCGCATGCCGACAATAAGGAGCAAAACGCAACAACGAGGATTATATATATTCGTATTCTTTTCATGACTTTATTGGTAAGGGTTTCTAACTAGTTTCGGATTTCTATCAATCCATCCTTGATCAACAAAATTGTAGTAATTCTGGTAGCGGAAGTAGCGCGGGTACATTGTGTGGCTTGCTTTCCTCTTTTCAAAGACCCATTTGTTGTGGTTGGCAGTACCAGGAGCATAGATCTTATACGGAAACAGCACGTAATGCGTGGCTGTGGGCGATTCCTGTCCGCTCCATAAGGTATGAGCGATACGCCAACGCTTTACATCCCAATAGCGATGGTTTTCAAAAGCGAACTCCACACGGCGCTCGCGGATGATGTCCTGCAAGGTCACTTGTGTTAGCGGCTGAATGCCCGCTCGCTCCCGAATCTCGTTTACGTATCCCGCTATCTCAACCTGCGTCTTGTTCAACTCCAAAGCCGCTTCTGCAGCAATCATCAAAAACTCCGCATAACGAAACCGGACGAACCACATGTCACTACCTCTACCGCGGGTGGATGCATCCCTATTCTCTTCGACAAACTTCCTAATATTAAACCCTGTTTTATTTACATATTGATCATTAGAAGTTGTTGGTCCATCTTGTCCGGTTACCACACCATAGGGCGCTTCGACAGCACCCGGAACACCTGTCCGATCACGCCATTGCCCCCCCTCCATATAGCGAATGCCTGCTTGGTAAGTAATGGTTGTTCCTCCGAAATCTGCACCGGAGTAGATCACGGTGCCGTACAAGCGTGGGTCTTTGCCTGCAAAGACATCCGATGGATTATCATAATACAGATACTCCCCCGATGCATCCCTGAGCTTCAATGCGCCATTTCTATTATCGATGTACTCAAAATCCTCCACTAGATTTAATATCGGTGTCACGATATTCGCATCGATATCACCCCGAACTGAAGATGCAATAACATTATTCGTAAAACCATGCGTTTGCCCGGGATAGATATAATCTCTTGCCCAAATAACTTCTCCACTAGCTTTGCTGCTCACGGCTTCATAAAAATTCTTTCCTTTATCGGGATTGACATTATGGAGCGCATAAGGGCTAGTATTGACAATCTCCAAAGCTGCTTGATAGGCCGTCTCATAAAAACCAGCTGCTTCGGAAGAAGGAATACCGACTTCGCCGCCACTCGTTTGCACATCTGGCGTATTGACATTGTATTTGGCGATAGAAGCTGCATATAAAGCCGCACGTGCTTTCAGGGCGAGCGCCACCCACTTGTTGGCGCGCGCTGCATTGGTGTTCTTATCCGCACTCAATATGGCTGCTACGGCTGTACATTCATCAATAATGTATTCATAGGAAGCCTGCTCAGTCGATCTAGCGATCTGAATTGCGGCCGGATCCATACCGGGGGCGTAGTCAAAAATATCATCGCCGACCAATGGAACCCCACCTAGGCCTTTTACCATCGTAAAATAAACCCATGCCCGAATAAAACGGGCTTCTGCGATATACCTGCTTTTCACCTCTTCGCTCAGGGTGGAACCATTGATGCCTTTGATAAATTCGTTGATATTCCTAATTAGGGGATAGTCGTAGACACGCCATAAGTCGTCTCCATAATTCTGCATATTATTGGGGCCGCCAGATGAGTAAGCTGCTTCATCCAACAGGCCAAAGGAGCCCGGATCTCCCAATTGCTGCCCCCAGTCCATACGTCCGTAAAAATTAGCCAATACGGCTAAAATTAGTTTTTCATCGGCATAGATATCTTCTTCGGGTAATATAGATTGTGATTCGCGATCTAAAAAATTGGAACAACCTGCGGTAATGGCCATCGTCACAAGCAACAGGATATGTATAAAAAACTTGTTCATGGTTAAAAAGTTACGGTTAAACCTAGATTGACTACTTTATTTGTGGGATACTGAATACCGGATTCCGCTGTGAGTTCAGGATCAATCTTCATTTCACCCAGATTGTCGATGCTGAATAGGTTCTGCATCATCGAATAAACCCGTAAATTCTTTAAGCCCCATCGTCCCGTCAGGCTGGATGGTAAGGTATAGCCCACTTGAAGATTTCGGAGTTTAAGATAGGTGATGTTCATCAACCAAAAATCGCTGTGCCAATAGTTGCTATGCCCCTGATTACCGCGGATAAGCGTTGGAAATCTGCCGGGTATAAGCTCACTATTCGGATCCGTGATATCGCTGAGCATCCATTGATTTTCCATGTAGTATGCGGCGTTATTACCTCCATCATGGAAAGGCAGCATACCTTCTGAATTCGCGCGATAAGAGGCGAAAGACGCCCCGGTCAAATCCATAGCTATATCAAAACCTTTATATTGCACACCGAGATTAAACGCAAAATTCAAGTAGGGAAGTCCGCCTTGACGATACCCAATTGGACGTTCGTCTAAACTATTGATAACGCCGTCACCGTTGACATCCTCATACTTGATATCACCAGGGCGAAGGGTTGTATTCCCTTGACGATCATTATCCACTTTATAGTTTTCAATCTCTTCCCAACTTTGAAATTGCCCGACTGCATGCAACCCCCAGTTTAGAAAGGCATATCGATTGGTAATCGTATTGCGGTATTCATTCCATGCATTACCAAACCGTGGCTTATATTGTAATCCGTCAAGCTGTCGCGCATAGGTAAAATTTCCTCCTACAAAATAGTTAACATGGCCAACTTGGCTTCGCCAAGTTATACCTCCGTCCACCCCGCGGTGCATATCCGAGTTTAAATTTTCATAGGGCAAGCTAAACCCAGCTTCTGCAGGGATCAGTAAGTCCTCGCGTGATGCAGGTAGATCGGTACGCTTACGATTAAAGTAGTCTAACGTTCCGGACAGCTTTCCTCCCAGCAGGGTAAAATCGATCCCCACATCGAAGCTATTTGCACGAATCCAAGATAGATTCGTGACGGGAAGGCCACGCGACTGCGCCCCCACGACATACTGCCCATTGATGGTAGCGCCTCCCTGATCATAGGTATATCCCGGAACAAAGCCAAAGGCGTAATAAGCCCAATCGTCTAAATTATCATCGCCTAAGACCCCATAGGAGGCTCTCAGCTTGAGGTCCTGAAACGTTCGGCCAATGAAAGAGTCCTTAATAAAATCTTCCTGTGTTACTCGCCATCCTGCAGATACCGACGGAAATAGCCCCCAACGGCTTCCGGGAGGGAATTTCCAAGAACCATCGTACCTTCCTGCTACCTCTAAAAGGTACTTACCAGCATAATCGTAATTTACTCTTGCTGCAAAGCCCGCACGCGCCTGCGTATCAATCCCTTTATCATCAAAATCATCAATGGTTTGAAAATACAGTAAGCTCAACTTATTGGATGCTGGACGGTCATGTATCCAAAAACCGGGTTCATCCCTCGCTATGGCTTCTGCTGCCAAGACGGCATTCAGGTTGTGCCTACCAAAGGTTTTCGCATAATTCAAGGTAGCCTGATAGCTCAATTCCTCGACCATACGAACATCTCGTTCACGCCAAGGATTATCCATTGAAAATACAACGGGATAGGTGTCTGTATCCTCGTCGTAGTCATACAGTTTATACGTAAATTCTTGATTGTCCATCCATTTATTGGCGAGATAGTACCCCACCAATCCGCGTAATTTCAGGTCTTTCGTTAGTGCATATTCCGCATTGAAGTTGAGTTGCATCACGCGCCAAGTCTCTTTATATTCGCCAGATAAATCGTAATTTAACATACCAAAATTGGCCTCCGTATTTGCTGCCGTACGAGCTGGGTATAAAGGATTATCGTTTGCAAAGGGTCGAGCAGTTGGCAAGTTACGATAGATGGCAAACAGTGCCTGCCACGTATCATCCTGACCGGGTACGCCAGGCTGCCTCCTTTTTTCTATTCGTCCATTTAAGTTCCCCCCGATCTTCAACCGATCAGAAACGTTTGCTTCTAGATTCAGCTGTACATTGGTTCTATTAAAGCCTCCATAATTGCGAATAATAGACTGTTGATCCAAATGTCCTGCGCTGAGGTAGTAGTTTATCTTCTCTGACCCACCACTAGCCGCTCCAGAAATATACTTTTGAGGACTTGTTTGCAAGATATAGTCGTACCAATCGAAGGGACGGTAGCCCTTTTCGGTTCCCTGTTCCCACTTAGCAAGATCGTCCAAAGAAAACTGCGGATTTTCCACGCCTAGTATAGCATCGGACTGTATATAACTTTTGATGTAGGTGGAAGCGCTTGCCGGCTCGGGGAAACGAAACATGTTTTGCCATCCATAGTAACTGTTGATACTAAACTGGTTTTGATCCCCGCGCGAACCTTTCTTTGTCGTCACCACGACCACACCATTGGCCGCGCGCACACCATAGATTGCGGCAGAAGCATCCTTTAAAACGGATATGGATTCGATATCATTGAAATCCAAATTATTAAATTGTCCAGCATCTTTCTGTACACCATCAATAACGTATAGGGGATTTCCCATATTCCGAATATTGATATTGGTCGACGCTCCTGGTCGACCATCGGGCATTCGGCTATTTACGCCGGCGATTTTCCCGACCAACGCACCGGAAGTCGTCGTAGCAACCGATCGCGAAAGATCTTTCGAGCCAACGGTAGAAATAGCACCCGTTACCGACTCTTTCTTCTGTGTGCCATAGCCGACAACCACCACTTCTTCCAAATTGGAATCGTCCGGCTCTAACGTCACCTCCAAAAGCCCCGTACCGATGCCGACTTCTTTAGCCACATAACCTACAGATCGCAAACTAACGGCAGTCTCTCCAGCAGGTAGGTTCAGCATAAATTTTCCTTCTTGATCCGTGGTCGTACCTAAAGAAGGATCGGACTTGGACTGCACAGTAACACCTTGTAACGGATTGCCTTTATCATCTCTAACGATCCCGTTCAGCACCTGTTGTTGCAACAACAAATGTCCATAATCAACGGTGGGCAATGCCACGGCATCAGCAGGCACAAATGCACTTACCAAGCAGCAAAGCAGCATATAGGTGAAGCGCAACGATTGTATCGGATTGATTGTCATGGATAGTTTTGGGTTTATGTTTATAATCGTACAAACCAAAGTTAGCCTCCCATTTCGGAAAAAGATTTTCAAATCATATCAATTTATCGACAATTCGTCTCATTATCAGCTAACCAAAACCCTATTTTTATCCAAGGTTATGTATACCACCACTTGGAAGGTCTTATACACCTATCCGCGGTTATTTCGTCTCCACGGGTCCGACAGTTGGTCCTTTCACCTGCAAACGACCATCTTCCGTTACTTCCAACGGATCTATGAATACTAGCCTTTGATCGCCCGTTTCTGTGGTTCGTCCATGGTAGACGCAAAGACGCCGGCCATCTTTGGTTATCAATACACTGTTGTGCCCTGTTCCAGAGACAACACCACCCTTATCGGTATTTTTTTGCAGAACAGGGTTGAAAGCTGATTTTTTGAATGGGCCCAATGGTTGGGTCGCTGTCGCATAGCCCACAGCATAGTTTTCTCCTGCAAAATGGTTCGCGGAGTACATCATGTAGTAGAGCCCTTTATGTTTAAACAGGTAAGATCCTTCAGTCCATCGACGGTTTACCTCGCCCGATGTCACGGAACGGCTTTCCCACTCCGCTTGTTGATCATCCATCGCCAACGGTGGCCGCAACAAGAGTTCGGGTTCACCGATTACGCCAGAAAAATCAGGTTTCAGCGCTATGCCATATACCCAGCTTTCCTCAATTTCCTTATATAGTCCTTTATCCTTCGCCCAAGTTGCTATCTCCGATTGAACAGGGTGCTTGTAGCAACAGCGCGAATAATAAAGGTAACATGTGCCATCTTCAGCAAAATAGACGTTGGCATCGATAATGGGATAGCCCGGATCAAAAAGCGGCTTACCTGTCATATCTTCAAAGGGCCCGGTAGGCTTATCGGCCACGGCCACCCCGATACGATAATTTTCCAATTCATTTTTTGGATTATCCTTCCAATGTGCGCTGTAAAAAAGATAGTACTTTCCTTGATGTGCATAAACCTCGGGCGCCCAAAAATCTTTTGTGCCCCAGCCTTTTGCCTGCTGCGAGGAATATACTACTCCCTGCTTCTTCCAATGGCTCAAATCTGGAGATGAATACACTACAAAACCATGCTCCGTACCACCTGTTCCATAGAGATAATATTGATCCGATGTTTTGTCATACAGGATGTAGGGATCCCCTAGGGGAATATCTAAGGGATTATCCGTTTGTGTGGCCTGCCCACAAGCAATCATCGTTTGCAGTACTGCCACAAACCATGTCAATATCAAGTTGTATTTCATCGTTTACGTTTAAATTGAGGCATTTTCTTCTCGTCAAGGTTGGGTGTATTAGCTTCAAACTTGGGCCATCCATCCTTCCAAACTAGGCGATCCAGCATCAGCACGCGGCGGCTGGCACCTGACTTCACCTTGTCATTATCTTTTAGTATAGCATGGTAGAGCAACCAATATTGGCCATCATCATCGGTGATAATTTTTGCGTGATGGCCTGGCCCGGCAATGGTATCATTGCCCTTTAACAATAAAGTTCCATTTCCGCGTTGGGTGATGGGTTTTCCTGACCGATCGAGATATGGTCCGTTCAATGTCTTGGACCGG
This genomic window contains:
- a CDS encoding DUF3823 domain-containing protein — translated: MKRIRIYIILVVAFCSLLSACGLDNYDAPEARLTGRVTYNGNPVGVRGSNESVRLQLWQDGFPLKTPIDVFVTQDGSFSSSLFNGTYKLVTVSGNGPWAHTSDTLVVNISGQAQVDFPVQPYFALSDIQYELQGTELVATCRVAQLDASKTLEEINLLINDTQFVDLGHFIAREASTSMVDGQVTLRFDIADELSSSSAIFARVGLKINGITEAVYDSQIEKIK
- a CDS encoding glycoside hydrolase family 2 protein; amino-acid sequence: MMKRTMALACVIATSFSLSFAQQWKPAGDKILTPWGEKLDASKPHPEYPRPQLKRSGNWQNLNGLWKYKIASKEETNVPSTWDGDILVPFAVESALSGVGKSVSKDQALWYHNDITVDKKLQKGKVLLHFGAVDWQCDVYLNGQHIGQHEGGFDPFSFDITSALKKGGKQALSIRVWDPTSDGPQPRGKQINNPHGIWYTPVTGIWQTVWLESVPQTYIVKTKQTPHVDASSLKVSAQVDAAQAGDLLHVEAYDQGKKIAETSVAVGTEADLKIANPQLWSPDSPKLYDLQVKIVRKGKVVDQADSYFAMRKISVGKDAKGVQRMFLNDKFVFHYGPLDQGWWPDGLHTAPSDEALKFDIVKTKEMGFNMIRKHIKVEPARWYRHCDSLGILVWQDMPSGDLGGNVWDMQPGKISNGKHDKERSAASEAIYKKEWKSIMDVLHNFPSIVIWVPFNEAWGQFKTKEITEWTMQYDPSRLVNSASGGNFAYTGNILDIHNYPDAAMPDPAIFGDKFVLALGEFGGLGLPVEGHTWQQKDNWGYQSFKNKEELQKRYEEVISNLASLVPLGLSAGVYTQTTDVEVETNGLMTYDRKVIKIPEATLKNIHSKLYSVDVAK
- a CDS encoding SusC/RagA family TonB-linked outer membrane protein; the encoded protein is MTINPIQSLRFTYMLLCCLVSAFVPADAVALPTVDYGHLLLQQQVLNGIVRDDKGNPLQGVTVQSKSDPSLGTTTDQEGKFMLNLPAGETAVSLRSVGYVAKEVGIGTGLLEVTLEPDDSNLEEVVVVGYGTQKKESVTGAISTVGSKDLSRSVATTTSGALVGKIAGVNSRMPDGRPGASTNINIRNMGNPLYVIDGVQKDAGQFNNLDFNDIESISVLKDASAAIYGVRAANGVVVVTTKKGSRGDQNQFSINSYYGWQNMFRFPEPASASTYIKSYIQSDAILGVENPQFSLDDLAKWEQGTEKGYRPFDWYDYILQTSPQKYISGAASGGSEKINYYLSAGHLDQQSIIRNYGGFNRTNVQLNLEANVSDRLKIGGNLNGRIEKRRQPGVPGQDDTWQALFAIYRNLPTARPFANDNPLYPARTAANTEANFGMLNYDLSGEYKETWRVMQLNFNAEYALTKDLKLRGLVGYYLANKWMDNQEFTYKLYDYDEDTDTYPVVFSMDNPWRERDVRMVEELSYQATLNYAKTFGRHNLNAVLAAEAIARDEPGFWIHDRPASNKLSLLYFQTIDDFDDKGIDTQARAGFAARVNYDYAGKYLLEVAGRYDGSWKFPPGSRWGLFPSVSAGWRVTQEDFIKDSFIGRTFQDLKLRASYGVLGDDNLDDWAYYAFGFVPGYTYDQGGATINGQYVVGAQSRGLPVTNLSWIRANSFDVGIDFTLLGGKLSGTLDYFNRKRTDLPASREDLLIPAEAGFSLPYENLNSDMHRGVDGGITWRSQVGHVNYFVGGNFTYARQLDGLQYKPRFGNAWNEYRNTITNRYAFLNWGLHAVGQFQSWEEIENYKVDNDRQGNTTLRPGDIKYEDVNGDGVINSLDERPIGYRQGGLPYLNFAFNLGVQYKGFDIAMDLTGASFASYRANSEGMLPFHDGGNNAAYYMENQWMLSDITDPNSELIPGRFPTLIRGNQGHSNYWHSDFWLMNITYLKLRNLQVGYTLPSSLTGRWGLKNLRVYSMMQNLFSIDNLGEMKIDPELTAESGIQYPTNKVVNLGLTVTF
- a CDS encoding sulfatase, whose translation is MKMLNISLCLLLFLCWGWAVAQEPAVPVFRAPMTDGTADPTGFSVSYPLDKLNPTTEISKPRQLNVLFILVDDLRPALGVYGDQFAKSPQIDEFAQQAYVFERAYANQAVCVASRYNLLLGSRSTSTGLYDFGRAFRDFYPKATTLPEHFKENGYYTAAIGKVFHVGHNTYNDTQSWSVPHAHDLVIEYADKSTKGQTREEALFANKSWTDANALRKGIPWECLDVPDETYADGRVAQLAAERLSELKGQDQPFFLAVGFARPHLPFSVPQKYWDLYDPKELPMPTSQVNPEGSLPYANKRDGEIVQYLGIPSSAESDPFPDSVTRKLIHGYYAGVSYVDAQIGKVLQQLHDTGLDDNTIVVLWGDHGYLLGEMGMWTKHVNHELANRIPLLLHLPAMSRQVKTQTLVETVDIYPTLAELCEIPIKTTQQPLDGKSFVSFLKNETTSTKEYVYHCFPRDGKLGRAVRDKRYRLIAWEPLQGDAPVAYELYDYQNGLLETVNIWRPDHPAFIKLKAALDAEPSAAASRPESKRIE
- a CDS encoding glycoside hydrolase family 43 protein; translation: MKYNLILTWFVAVLQTMIACGQATQTDNPLDIPLGDPYILYDKTSDQYYLYGTGGTEHGFVVYSSPDLSHWKKQGVVYSSQQAKGWGTKDFWAPEVYAHQGKYYLFYSAHWKDNPKNELENYRIGVAVADKPTGPFEDMTGKPLFDPGYPIIDANVYFAEDGTCYLYYSRCCYKHPVQSEIATWAKDKGLYKEIEESWVYGIALKPDFSGVIGEPELLLRPPLAMDDQQAEWESRSVTSGEVNRRWTEGSYLFKHKGLYYMMYSANHFAGENYAVGYATATQPLGPFKKSAFNPVLQKNTDKGGVVSGTGHNSVLITKDGRRLCVYHGRTTETGDQRLVFIDPLEVTEDGRLQVKGPTVGPVETK
- a CDS encoding RagB/SusD family nutrient uptake outer membrane protein, translated to MNKFFIHILLLVTMAITAGCSNFLDRESQSILPEEDIYADEKLILAVLANFYGRMDWGQQLGDPGSFGLLDEAAYSSGGPNNMQNYGDDLWRVYDYPLIRNINEFIKGINGSTLSEEVKSRYIAEARFIRAWVYFTMVKGLGGVPLVGDDIFDYAPGMDPAAIQIARSTEQASYEYIIDECTAVAAILSADKNTNAARANKWVALALKARAALYAASIAKYNVNTPDVQTSGGEVGIPSSEAAGFYETAYQAALEIVNTSPYALHNVNPDKGKNFYEAVSSKASGEVIWARDYIYPGQTHGFTNNVIASSVRGDIDANIVTPILNLVEDFEYIDNRNGALKLRDASGEYLYYDNPSDVFAGKDPRLYGTVIYSGADFGGTTITYQAGIRYMEGGQWRDRTGVPGAVEAPYGVVTGQDGPTTSNDQYVNKTGFNIRKFVEENRDASTRGRGSDMWFVRFRYAEFLMIAAEAALELNKTQVEIAGYVNEIRERAGIQPLTQVTLQDIIRERRVEFAFENHRYWDVKRWRIAHTLWSGQESPTATHYVLFPYKIYAPGTANHNKWVFEKRKASHTMYPRYFRYQNYYNFVDQGWIDRNPKLVRNPYQ